Sequence from the Stenotrophomonas sp. 364 genome:
AGACACCGGGTTGATCCTGGCATTGGGTCGCTGGGTGATCCGGGCGGCGGCGCAGGCGCAGCGTCGGTTGGCCGATGCAGGCTGGCCGTTGCCGATCGCGGTGAACGTGTCGGCGGTGCAGTTCTTCAACAGCGATCTGGTGGCCGAGTTCGCGCGGGCCACGCAGGAATTCGGGCTGGAACGCGGCGCGTTGCAGGTGGAACTCACCGAGAGCAGCCTGATGCGCAAGCCGGCCCAGGCCAAGCAGACCATGCAGCGGCTGCACGAGCAGGGCGTGTGCATTTCGCTGGACGACTTCGGCACGGGGTATTCCAACATGTCCTACCTGCAGCACCTGCCGCTGGACATCCTGAAGATCGACCGCAGTTTCGTTTCCGATGTGGAAACCAATCCGCGCAATGCATCGATCTGCCGCGCGCTGTTGTCGCTGGGCCACAGCATGGGGCTGACGGTGATCGCCGAGGGCGTGGAAACGCCGGGCCAGCATCAGTGGCTGGCCGCGCACGGCTGCGACCAGGTGCAGGGCTACCTGCTGGGCCGCCCATCGCCGCTGGTCGAGGTGATCGCGCGGTTGGAAACCGCCGAGGCCACCTGATGCAAGGTAGCCGGGCTCTGCCCGGCTGCCAGCAAACGACGCGTATTTTCGGCCGCCGTCACCTCGTAGAGCCGGGCTCTGCCCGGCTGCTCTACACGCAAACGTCCGCAGTCACCCCAACGCCTCCACCAGGTAGTCGATGAAGCTGCGCACCTTCGGGGCCAGATGGTTGCGGCTGGTGTAGACGGCGAAAATGCCGATCGGGGCGATCTCCCAGTCGGGCAGCAGGCGTTCCAGGCGGCCGTCGGCCAGCGCGTCGGCGATCAGGAAGTCCGGCTGCAGGATGATGCCCATGCCGACCAATGCGGCTTCACGCAGCACGTCGCCGTTGTTGGCGCGCAGGCCGCCGTGCACCGGCACGGACACCTCGCCGCGCGGGCCGCGCAGCTGCCAGCTGTCGCCGCCACCCCAGTAGCTGTAGCCCAGGCATTCGTGGCCGGCCAGGTCTTCGGGCTGCTGCGGGCGGCCATGGGCGTCCAGGTAGGCGGGGGCGGCACACAGGGTGATGTGGGTGTCGGCCAGCTTGCGTGCGATCAGCGCGGGGTTCGGCTGGCGGGTGATGCGGATGGCCACGTCGTAGCCTTCTTCCACCATGTCCACCAGGCGGTCTGACAACGACAGGTCCAGCTGCACCTGCGGGTAGCGCGCGCGGTAACCGGCCAGCAGCGGCCCCAGCCGGGCGATGCCGTAGCTGAC
This genomic interval carries:
- a CDS encoding LysR family transcriptional regulator — translated: MDTLDAMRVFVAVVERNGFSAAAQALDMSTAGVTRQIAALEKRLSTRLLNRTTRRVSPTSTGAAYYAQCVQLLAQFDALEAGIGAQALEPSGLLRVNAPVSYGIARLGPLLAGYRARYPQVQLDLSLSDRLVDMVEEGYDVAIRITRQPNPALIARKLADTHITLCAAPAYLDAHGRPQQPEDLAGHECLGYSYWGGGDSWQLRGPRGEVSVPVHGGLRANNGDVLREAALVGMGIILQPDFLIADALADGRLERLLPDWEIAPIGIFAVYTSRNHLAPKVRSFIDYLVEALG